The genomic stretch GTTCTTGGTGATGAATCAGGATATCAAATGGGAGAAGTACAAAAAACTAAACTTGCAACTATTGAAGCAGAATGGGAAACACAAAAACCACCAGCATCATTTACAATTATAGGTTTTCCTAATCAAAAACATCAATTAAATAAGTATTCAATAGAGATACCTTATTTATTAGGATTAATAGCTACAAGATCTACGAATACTCCTATTTTAGGAATTAAGGATTTAATTAAAAACCATGAATTAAAAATTAATAATGGTTTAAAAGCATTAATTATTCTTGAAAAAATACAAAATGGTTCAGCTAATAATAATAATATAAATTATTTTAATAAAATTAAAAAAGATTTAGGATATGGTTTTTTAGTTAAACAATATACTAATGATATAAATAATATAAAAATAAGTCAAATTAAAAAAATAGCTACAAGTACTATTCCATTAGTAGCACCTCTATTTTTTGCTTTTAGAATTATGGTTGCTTCCAGCGTTGTTTTATTAATTACTGTTATTTTAGTATTTATTAATATATTAAATAACAAATTAGTAAATAAAACATATTTATTAAAATTTTGTTTATATATAATTCCATTACCTTGGATTGCATCTGAATCAGGATGGTTTGTTTCAGAATATGGTAGACAACCATGGGCAATAGGTGAAATATTACCTACATTTATGGCGGGTTCATCAATTAAAACAATAGAAGTTTTATTTTCTATAGTTACGATTTTTGTTTTTTATACAATATTATTATTAATTGAGTTATATTTAATGTTTAAAATTTCTCGTATTGGACCTAGTTCTTTAAATACTGGAAGATATTATTTTGAAAAAAAAATTTTTTCTAATCAATTATAATTTTTACATAAATTATTTATATAAAAATATATACTATAGTAGGTTATTTTAAATGTTAGATTATAATGTTTTATGTATAATTTGGTGGTTTTTAATTGGAATATTAGTTATTGGTTTTCTTATTACTGATGGTTTAGACATGGGAGTAGGAATTTTATTATTTATCATAGGTAAAAATAATCTTGAAAGACGAGTTATGATTAATAGCATTGCACCTCATTGGGATGGTAATCAAGTTTGGTTAATTACAGTAGGAGGTGCGTTATTTGCAGCTTGGCCTATTGTTTATGCTACACTTTTTTCTAGTTTTTACATAGCAATGATAATTATGTTATTATCGTTATTTTTACGTCCTGTTGGTTTTGAATATCGTTCTAAAATAAAAAGTTATAAATGGCAAAATGTATGTGATATATTAATTTCTATAGGTAGTATTATTCCACCTATTATAATAGGAATAGCTATGGGAAATTTATTAAAAGGTATTCCTTTTTATATTGATAGGTATTTCTCTATCCATTCTACATTACATTTTTTTAATTTATTTAATATATTTAGTATAATAATTAGTATGACTAGTGTTACTATGTTTATTAATCAAGCATCTACTTATTTACAACTTAGAATAAACGATAAAGATATTAGTTATAAAGCTCATATTATCACTCTAATTTCATCAATAATATTAATTGTATTTTTTATATTATCTTTTATAAATACAATGTTTTATATTAAAGGATATAAATTATCAATTATGAATGGCATTATTAATTTAAATAAAAAAGAAGTTTTACATACATATGGTTCTTGGTTTGCTAATTTTGAAATACATAATTATTCATTAATAATACCATTAATATGTTTAATATTACCAGTTTGTACAATAATATATTCACAACTTAAAAATAAAATTATGACTTTTATTTGCTCTTCGTTAACTATAACATTTATTGTATTTACTGTAGGAATTACAATGTTTCCTTTTATTATACCTTCTAGTACTGTACCATTACAAAGTCTTACTATGTGGAATTCAGCTTCAAGTAAACTTACATTAAGTATAATGTTATATGCAGCTATTATTTTCATACCTATTATTTTAGGTTATACTTTTTGGTGTTATAAGAAAATGTTTTTTCCCCTTAATAAGGAAGAAATTAAAAAAAATACAAATAATTATTATTAAAAAATATAAAAATATAATTACAATGGTGATGAGTATGTGGTATTTTACATGGTTTATAGGTGTTTTATTAGCATGTTTTTTTAGTATAATAATTTCACTTACTATAGAATATAAAGAAAAATAAAATAATATATATTTAATAAAATATTGTTAAATATTAATATTCATTATTAATAAATTAATTATTAGTAATAAAGATATTTTTAGATGGTTTTTCTTTGTATATAAAAATATGTTATTATTTAAATATTTATTTAATATAACTATTATTAGTAATAATATATTAAATTTTTAGTTAAATAATAATTTATCTATATTATAACATATTTAAATAAACTTATTTTTAATAAAGAATGAATAATTCAAATAAATATAATGCTGATGCTATTGAAGTATTAGAAGGATTAGATCCTGTAAGACGTAGACCAGGAATGTATACAGATCTTACTAGACCTAATCATTTAGGTCAAGAAATCATAGATAATAGTGTAGATGAAGCATTATCTGGTTATGCAAAAAATATTGAAGTAATTTTATATAAAGACCAATCATTAGAAGTTATTGATGACGGTAGAGGTATGCCTGTTGATATACATCCTCAAGAAAAAATTCCAGCTGTTGAACTAATTTTATGTCGTTTACATTCAGGAAGTAAATTTTCTAATAAAAATTATAATTTTTCTGGAGGATTACATGGAGTTGGAATTTCTGTAGTAAATGCATTATCTAAAAAAATGAAAGTCACTATATTTCGTCATGGTAAAGTTTATACTATAATTTTTAAAAATGGTTATAAAATTCAAGATCTTCAAATAATCAATAATACTAAAATAGTAAGTACTGGAACAAAAATAAGATTTTGGCCTAACAAACGTTTTTTTGATCACTCTACTTTTTTAGTTTCTAGTTTAATAAATTTATTAAAAGCTAAAGCTGTATTATGTCCTGGATTACAAGTATATTTTAAAAATAAAAATACACAGGATAATTATCATTGGCACTATAAAGATGGTTTATCTGATTATTTATCTAATTCTATAAAAAATTTTAATACAATACCAAAAATTCCATTTAAAGGTGAATGTTATAATGATAAACAACATATAGATTGGGCTTTGTTTTGGGTACCAGAAAATCATCATTTTATTACAGAAAGTTACGTTAATTTAATTCCAACAACATATGGAGGAACTCATGTTAATGGATTACGTTTAGGATTATTAGATGCTATGCGTAATTTTTGTCATTTTCATAATATCTTACCTAGAAATATAAAATTATTAGGAGAAGATATTTGGAGTCATTGTTCTTATGTACTATCTATAAAAATTCAAGACCCACAGTTTACAGGACAAACTAAAGAAAGATTATCTTCACGCCAATGTACGATATTTGTTTCTAACATAATTAGAGATGCTTTTATTTTATGGTTAAATCAAAATATTGAAATTGGTACTTATTTAGCTAATATGGTGATTTCTAATGCTCAAAAACGTATTAGAGAATCAAAAAAATTAGTTAAAAAAAAAAATAGTATTAGTTCAATATTACCTGGAAAATTAGCTGATTGTATAATTCATAATTCTAAAAATACAGAATTATTTTTAGTAGAAGGAGATTCTGCAGGAGGTTCAGCTAAACAAGCTCGAGATAAATATTATCAAGCAGTTATGCCTTTAAAAGGAAAAATTTTAAATACATGGGAAATTAATTCTGAAGAAATTTTATCTTCTCAAGAAATATATGATATTTCTCTTGCAATAGGAATTTGTCCTAATAATAAAGATTTAAAAAAATTAAGATATAATAAAATTTGTATTTTGGCAGATGCTGACTCTGATGGATTACACATTGCTACACTACTATGTGCTTTATTTATTCGTCATTTTTTCCCCTTAGTAAAGGAAGGACATATTTATGTTGCTATGCCTCCTTTATATCGTATAGATTTAGGTAAAGAAGTATTTTACGCTTTAGATGAAAATGAAAAAATTACTATTTTAAATAAATTAAAAAATAAAAAGAATAATATTAATGTTCAAAGATTTAAAGGATTAGGTGAAATGAATCCTATTCAATTACGTGAAACAACATTAAATCCTGTTAGTAGAAGATTGGTGCAATTAATAATTAATAATACTGACACAGAAATAAAAGAATCATTATCTATTATGGATATGTTACTTTCTAAAAAAAGATCTGAAGATCGTCGTAAATGGTTACAAAAAAAAGGTGATATTTCTAATATATAGATTTGAAAATATTTATTAATTTATAAAAAATTATATATTATAATATATGTTCATTTATTAACTAATTAAATTATTTTAAAAAAGATATAATTTTTTATGTCAAAATATTAATTTCAGTTTTAAATAAATATTTAATTTTAATATATAATTATTAATTATAATAATTATATTATAAAATTTTACAATTACATGAAAAATTTATTTTTATAAATATATAATTATTTAATTAATTTAATTAAATATAATTTTTAACATTATTAATTAATAATTTTATCAAAACATTTAATATATATTTATATAATTTTTATTAAAATAAGGAATAATACACCATGTCAGATAATTTATATAATGACGTGGATCCAATTGAAACTAATGATTGGATACAATCCATAGTATCTGTTATAAAAGAAGAAGGTATTGAAAGAGCTGAATTTTTATTAAAAAAATTAATAATACATGCTAACAAATATGGAGTAATATTAAAAATAAAAAATAATAATTATATTAATACTATTTCACCAGAAAAAGAACCTATATATCCTGGAAATATTCTTTTAGAAAAAAAAATAAGATCTTTTGTTCGTTGGAATGCAATTATGATGGTTTTAAAGGCTTCAAAAAAGGATTTAGATTTAGGAGGTCATATTTCATCTTTCCAATCTTCAGCACATATTTATGAAGTTTGTTTTAATCATTTTTTTAGAGCATCAACTAAAGATAATTGTGGAGATTTAATTTATTTTCAAGGACATATTTCTCCAGGAATATATTCTAGAGCTTTTATTGAAGGAAGATTAAATACAAATAATCTTAATAATTTTCGTCAAGAAATATCAGGTGAAGGTCTTTCTTCATATCCACATCCTAAATTAATGCCTAATTTCTGGCAATTTCCTACTGTATCTATGGGTTTAGGTCCTATAGCAGCAATATATCAAGCAAAATTTTTAAAATATCTTGAAAATAGAAAATTGAAAAATACATCTAAACAGAAAATATATGCATTTATAGGTGATGGTGAAATGGACGAACCTGAATCTAAAGGTGCTATTAATATAGCAGTTCGTGAAAAATTAGACAATTTAATTTTTGTTGTAAATTGTAATTTACAACGTTTAGATGGTCCAGTTTATGGTAATGGTAAAATTATTAATGAATTAGAAAATATTTTTTATGGTGCCGGCTGGGAAGTAATAAAAGTTATTTGGGGACATAATTGGGATTTATTGTTTAAAAAAGATAAAACAGGAAAATTAATTCAATTAATGAATGAAACTACTGATGGAAATTACCAAAATCTTAAATCTAAAAATGGTGATTATATAAGAAAAAATTTTTTTGGAAAATATAAACAAACATTAGATCTTGTAAAAGATATGACGGATCTAGAAATAGAACAATTAAATTATGGTGGACATGATTCTAAAAAAATTTATGCTGCTTTTAAAAAAGCATATAGTATTAAAAATAAACCTATAATAATATTATTACACACAATTAAAGGATATGGTCTTGGTAATATAGCAGAAAGTAAAAATATAGCACATCAAATAA from Enterobacteriaceae endosymbiont of Plateumaris braccata encodes the following:
- a CDS encoding cytochrome ubiquinol oxidase subunit I, which produces MLNVIELSRLQFALTAMYHFIFVPLTLGMSFLLAIMETLYVLSENIIYKDMTQFWGKLFGINFALGIATGLTMEFQFGTNWSYYSHYVGDIFGAPLAIEGLMAFFLESTFVGLFFLGWNRLNKIQHMIVTWLVAIGSNFSALWILIANAWMQNPIASHFNYKNMRMEMDNFWDLIFNPVAQVKFVHTVSAGYITGAMFIIGISSYYLLKKRDIIFAKKSIIIASSFGLASIFSVIVLGDESGYQMGEVQKTKLATIEAEWETQKPPASFTIIGFPNQKHQLNKYSIEIPYLLGLIATRSTNTPILGIKDLIKNHELKINNGLKALIILEKIQNGSANNNNINYFNKIKKDLGYGFLVKQYTNDINNIKISQIKKIATSTIPLVAPLFFAFRIMVASSVVLLITVILVFINILNNKLVNKTYLLKFCLYIIPLPWIASESGWFVSEYGRQPWAIGEILPTFMAGSSIKTIEVLFSIVTIFVFYTILLLIELYLMFKISRIGPSSLNTGRYYFEKKIFSNQL
- the cydB gene encoding cytochrome d ubiquinol oxidase subunit II; amino-acid sequence: MLDYNVLCIIWWFLIGILVIGFLITDGLDMGVGILLFIIGKNNLERRVMINSIAPHWDGNQVWLITVGGALFAAWPIVYATLFSSFYIAMIIMLLSLFLRPVGFEYRSKIKSYKWQNVCDILISIGSIIPPIIIGIAMGNLLKGIPFYIDRYFSIHSTLHFFNLFNIFSIIISMTSVTMFINQASTYLQLRINDKDISYKAHIITLISSIILIVFFILSFINTMFYIKGYKLSIMNGIINLNKKEVLHTYGSWFANFEIHNYSLIIPLICLILPVCTIIYSQLKNKIMTFICSSLTITFIVFTVGITMFPFIIPSSTVPLQSLTMWNSASSKLTLSIMLYAAIIFIPIILGYTFWCYKKMFFPLNKEEIKKNTNNYY
- the cydX gene encoding cytochrome bd-I oxidase subunit CydX, with amino-acid sequence MWYFTWFIGVLLACFFSIIISLTIEYKEK
- the parE gene encoding DNA topoisomerase IV subunit B, with translation MNNSNKYNADAIEVLEGLDPVRRRPGMYTDLTRPNHLGQEIIDNSVDEALSGYAKNIEVILYKDQSLEVIDDGRGMPVDIHPQEKIPAVELILCRLHSGSKFSNKNYNFSGGLHGVGISVVNALSKKMKVTIFRHGKVYTIIFKNGYKIQDLQIINNTKIVSTGTKIRFWPNKRFFDHSTFLVSSLINLLKAKAVLCPGLQVYFKNKNTQDNYHWHYKDGLSDYLSNSIKNFNTIPKIPFKGECYNDKQHIDWALFWVPENHHFITESYVNLIPTTYGGTHVNGLRLGLLDAMRNFCHFHNILPRNIKLLGEDIWSHCSYVLSIKIQDPQFTGQTKERLSSRQCTIFVSNIIRDAFILWLNQNIEIGTYLANMVISNAQKRIRESKKLVKKKNSISSILPGKLADCIIHNSKNTELFLVEGDSAGGSAKQARDKYYQAVMPLKGKILNTWEINSEEILSSQEIYDISLAIGICPNNKDLKKLRYNKICILADADSDGLHIATLLCALFIRHFFPLVKEGHIYVAMPPLYRIDLGKEVFYALDENEKITILNKLKNKKNNINVQRFKGLGEMNPIQLRETTLNPVSRRLVQLIINNTDTEIKESLSIMDMLLSKKRSEDRRKWLQKKGDISNI